The nucleotide window aataaaaacaaGGTATTTCTTATTGAATACTTTTTCagcaatgtataaattataatacacttTACATGCACATCACttgtttatattctatttaagctttaattctaattgaaaaatttaaagaaaaatctttatttttttttaattataacattttggcttatatataaataattaagttttttcacaagacaaagataaatattattattatttattttagcttgTAGTTCTTCCTGCACAACCTactgtgataaatattttggaaTCCTGGGTGCAACATTTTACTACAACTCAATTGACAAATATTCCAGAAAAACCTCAACGGAATAAATCAAAcaatacaatagaaaaaacagtgaatgaaataaatatatgccgAGAAACCGCAGATGGTCTACGCATATATTTTGATGTCACATTACCGCATCTTCTCTTATATAGGCAAGAAAAGGAGCAATATTGTTCTCTGAAATCTTCTTTATTATGTAACGAGCAAGTAAATATTGTTGCAAAAGAAGAACCAATTGAGTAAATATGCATTATGTTTTTTCttctaagaatataatatttaaattataattttgattactaTCTAATTtagatttcaaattaaaaatttaattgtaagatatattGTTTGAATTATAAGAAGATATCTCTATCATTGTAAGGAATCTAGAAACGTCGAGAGAAGAATTTGAAGATGCAGAATATGCTCATTTACCACCTTTTCAAGAACATGATTCGGAAATGGACAATATATCTAAGCCATCAAACAATTCTAAGCGTAGATTACGATCATGTCGTGTAAGTTCAGTCGATGAAAGCCGGCAGTTAAGATCGTATGACGAAGGAAAGCAAGACGGCGGTAATTTATCAAGGTAATAAAggtgtttaattttaataactttaattttataaaattttattagattgtTTATCTTTACACAACTTTTATGTGAATGTctctcttattaaaattaaattacgctCGCGCATAATGTAATGGAGAAAggttttgtttctttctttttttttttcttaaactagatataatatttttattgtttttgttttagtaGCATAGCAAGTACAAGTTCCCGTTGTTCTAGCCCACGAGGTGTAACATTAAGAATGCCGCCTGTTGTTACATCTGCTCAAGTAAATGCTTTACTTCAGCAATCGAATAAATGGAGATTAATGTCTCAAATTTCGAAgcaaaatgaaaattcaaCAAATCCATCTACTTATTATGGTGTCATTCATTTAACTAGATTATTTGGTAAGTTATCCTTCTctttataagaatatacatatgctcATGCAAAGCATgcattgcaaatataaaattataaaaatttacatatttcaaaaataattctttctttaatttcagTTAAGTTACCTGAGTTATTACAATCCACAGATATGccaaacaaaaaattgaaagtactcttaaaatatttagatatgttTCTAAGgtacgtaataaaatatagctaGATATGATtctgtttatataaacaatcaattttatacatcaaaaaataataatataatatatgtttagttATTTGGAGATGCATAGGGAATGGTTTGGAgaacaattttatatgcaaGCAGAAAGTCGAGCAATACCACAAATGagtaatgattaataagatacagtatatttaacaatacatTACTTTTcttaatgtaaaatgtaattatatatatatatattatgtagatgtatttttttgtaatataaaaataaatataaaaattatcttttttataataattgatatttttatgtataaacctttttttattaggatttattaacacaaaaatttatcaatatgtcaaggttttataaataaagatataaaaaaaataaaatttacaaataattgaaaacatGCATGAAAaccaatataaatatacacaaatttctataattacaagattattttatatgtatatatttgcagGATGCTGAAGCTGTTCCATATTACCGACCAAAATCTAACCTAATATAACagtatatttgcttaatataaaagttacaatttatacaaataaaataagtttcgaTTCTAAggattgcatgaaagaatatttgtgaacttttagaaatgagtttagaagcctagataaaaaacattttgttgtaGAAAATGTTGTTGCAGAAAATGtgcaacaataaaattttctacaacaaaatgttttttatctaggcttctaaactcatttctaaaagttcacaaatattctttcatgcaatccTTAGAAtcgaaacttattttattttatttgtataaattgtaacttttatattaagcaaatatattgttatacatattagGTTAGATTTTGGTCGGTAATATGGAACAGCTTcagctatatatatttattgcagtATGTCTGTAGACATAGCGTGTAGCGTGTTACCCACTGGAAACTTTTATGGAAATGGCTATGTAGTTCAATGGATATGGAGCTATCTTGAATGTTGGTGTCACCTAAAATGAGGGGATAACCGATAACCGTTCTGCTTTATATGATCTGTTATTGAGTGATCAGTTGTTGCTGGTAAACAtttgaattgtaaaaatagaagCTTTAAAAAGCTTCAAAAGCCTGGTAAGTATTCGAACGGATTAATGATATCTGGTGTGTTTACATGTTCAGCTCGgtgaagttttttttacaaagcatTAACTTTTTTTGCGTAATTATAATCGCATGGTCACTTGCAAGCAATAAAAGAGTCATGTCATCACATTATTGCACCAGACATCATTAATACACCTGACTTACGTTGTATGTagcatgtaaattatatatctcgcTTTGCTTTGTGTACAGTGACGCACGACTAGAGATGGGTTTGCAGGACGCTGTGTATACAGCAGTCACCGCAccatttaacataatttacaaAACGAGTGCAGGAACTGCCTCGTACGCTTTGGGTGCCGCTTCATCGGTAAGCTGTTGtatatttcgatttttaataCTTGTAAAACAATGAAGGAATCTTGTActaatctcttcgattatagACTCGCTAGACTCATCTCATACAAATACAACATGACATTAGACATATGTCTAATATTAGACGCGcgattgacattttttttttttttagtagtgATATGTATGTAACATAAGTATACTCGGATattacatatagtatataaaaaaaaattgaaaaaaaataaacctattatataactgaaaaaaaacttattatcaATTGCATATTATAGgtcaatgtaaaaaatatcactttaACCAAATTATAGTAAGATCTGCTTGCTTATTTGTGTACTAACATGTTACAGATTGTCACAAATGCAGTAAGTTAAAATCAATGTTATATTGAcaattttgtcattttgatACAACTGATTTCTATAATCTTCCTGTCATgcattaatatttgacaaacttaagttttacatttttatatttgctgtTAAAAGAGCAATATCATTGTCATATCAATGTCACTTATCGCTTTTCtttaatacacatattttacttgtctaacattgttattaattatgactaataataataataattggtgataaaaataaaagtaaaaacttGATATaagtaacattatttaattttagttatttatttttgataaagtgTTAGTAGCTATGAATATGTTAATAGCATGAAAATATACACTATTTGCATGgagtctataataaatatctttttataaataaaaaaacatttttaaatattatatatgttataaaaaagttaatttactaattattagaatttttataggCGACGAATTACCTGGGATTTAAACCCAAAGTAGAAGTTAAAATGGCACCACCTATACCTTTATGGAAATTAGCTGCTGCAAGTGGTCCATATGTACAGCTCGCAGCTGTCAGTGGTGCAATGGCAGTGATCCTTGGCGCTGTTGGATCTCATAGTAAGTGAATTACTTAGTAATTGCGTTTGcattatttcaaacttttatgaACATAAGCTTTAGATGAATCTGTTTTTTCATTGCAGGACATTATTCTAAGGACGAGAGAGGGAAGGAGCAACGTCGTATCTTTGAAACGGCGaatcgttatcattttatacatacgTTAGCTTTGTTGGGATTACCATTATGCAGATTCCCACTTGTGGTGATTATCATTATATCTATCTAcctacaattatattatatcgtgTAAAGAGGGTTACActaatctacaattttttgaTGTACTGTTTTCAGACTTCGTCATTTATACTTTCTGGAATCTTACTATTTTGTGGTAGCTGCTATTACACTGCATTTACTGGTGACAGACGATTCAGCACGACAACACCAATCGGgggattttgttttatattaggCTGGTGcagtatgtttttttaaatactgtaAGGGGATAAGTTTTCatacaagagaaaaaatgaAGCAAAAACAAATCCAAGAACAATGTGACAGAATGttatacaagaatatatacaatatttactaCACATTAAGAATAGGTAGTAATAAGTATTAAagatttacaaaagaaaaaaaaattataagagtatataagttttataaaataatttttcataatgtgtgtgtgtatgtatatatatatatatatatacacaatatttactactactaatatatatatatatatatatatatatatatatatatatatatatatatatatatatatatatattggtatTGGGCATGTTTGAaccaataattataaatttttatttttaaaagatatgtaaaagtatgtaaaaaaatataattttaccattaatttttctttaaatttttaagaaaaatgtttatttttaatgtaattccCTTTGATTCTTATATCCtatctaatgtatttttaGAAGATACATTCCTTgagcaaatttattattatttatatttattaaatttttttttacaaaaaaaaaaaacaatttgaataaagtaaaattcgtTTATACCATACtaaatcgatataaatatatcttttgtttgataatattaatgacgGGTTTGTGGATCGTGTATCCTGAATTGTTACACATTTTACAAGGATGAATGTTCAGTTTTCCTATGTGTTTCTCCTGTCGATGAATTAtttctttgcaaaatatatgcgcaaattttctcgttaaaagaaaaaattaagaaattaaaaaaaaaataatcttcaaatatattatacacgcTTAAACTTGAAAATGTAACGTAAATCATTTTGTCAGTGTgtggtatatttttaaaaaatgcgaatGTTACGTTTTGGTTTATTAATAACAACATAAAGTAAATTGTAACTTTTGTTTTTCGCCGAATACTCTCAAGCGAGCCGATAGTTCTGGAAAATACAACAAAATCGAGAAAACGCCCGCTGTCGCGTATCTACGAgatcatatacattatatacgaatattcgcaatataagaatttaaaataaacgattTAGACAAAATGCttcatacatttttacttttttggtTTTTATAGATTCCGcgtttttatgatataaaaaattaatgtaccTTGTATTATATCCATTTGATACACCAACTTCACTCATTTTATATCTGTTCTATTTTGTATGATACAgttcttttacattttctttttgtttcataaaTACGACGATTTGCCTGTAAGTAAATGGGTATCCGAATTTCTCTTCGGTTCATATATATCACGACGGCGATTCTGGCGATTCTGGTTGCACTCTCTTATacaactaaataataattgaactaatttatatctagaaaaaaatattaaataatattaatagatgtTGCACatcgattaatattaaacttaaatgTAGGAGTGTTGCGCAACATAATTCGCGCATTGCATTTTCGGTTGGAACTTAAACAGCGAACACGAAGAGATCGATTACAAAATAGAGAAATAGCAGtcattgtgtgtgtgtgtgtgtgtgtgtgtgtgtgtgtgtgtgtgtgtgtgtgtgtgcgcgcgcgcgcgtgtgtgtgtatccgGAATATTAGCGTTTTAACATAAGACACGCGGTTGCACGCTCCCATCATGAAGGTGCCCGTTTCTTTACTGATTTTAGCTCGTGAGTTTTCCGCGATCGTGGAACGCGGGGTATTGGCGATGTATGGCGATGCTTTTAAATGCATcactgatataaaatttacttatgcTAGTAAACGTCCtctccccttctctctctttttctctcaggctatattatatttagttagtATAGTGTTTCATagcaatattatttcttgttactatcatataaagtatttatatcgACTTGtgtatattaaactatatttacaatctttttttctttttttattgtaacacATTGAAGATAAGTTTTTTCCCCTAAAACGAGGTCGCTCGCAAGCCACTCGGATTCCTAGCACCGCGGAAGAATAAACTCACGCGGTTTGGTTAATGATTATGCAGCTTTGCACTTTTCTTCCTGGTCAAAGTATATCACAATCCAAATATTGGTAAAgagatataaacaaaaaaaaaaaaaaaaaaaaaagaattattccaATGTATAGCATTTTAtgagaaatgagaaaaaagaatatcttcATAAGAGGATTCATATAAAGAGTAAAACCATTGTCGCTGAATTTGCTCGTTTGCTGAAAATATGCGTAATTTTACATAGATCTTAAATACAGTTCGGATAATTCTCGCGGTttgaatattgtaaaaataatacaagagatagtgtaataaagaaaaaaaaaagacgcgCCGATCTCCTATCCGTTTCTAGGAGAGGTGGAACGAGTGTTGTCCTTCTTGCGCAGCTATCCGCAACTTTTCCCGCATTATTTCCAAAGTAGTATAATCAGGCAGTTTTAGGTAGTTGACGCAAGTCATTACTGATGGTAGAAAATCATCGGTCTTCATAGATGGATCGAAAGTCTTGCGCACTATTGTTAACGGAGGTGTCAAGCTCTTGAaacctgtaaaaaaaatatatatataaggcaCGTGTGAATTTCATTGTGATCTCtcactatataaaataaatgaaagataAAAGTGCTAAAGTGTCAACCTCCAACGGGCAAACGTGGCGAGCCAGTAACAAACTGAATGAACTGTCGCTGTTCCTCGCTATTGTACTTGGACATAACTTCGAACAGAAAACGGATGGCGCGTGAGTCAGGTGTGTAACCGTGATCGGTTCTACAGCACTCTGCAAGAGTTTTCACGTCCCATTGTCCGCCGGTTTGTGCGTGCCCACAGAATACCGCCTCCAACTCCTCCGGGAAGAATAGTCTCAATTGCGATGGAGGGAATACCGATTCAAAACCTTCCCGGAATGCCTCCATTTGTCTAAATACTCCTTCGTATAAGAACCAATGTACTACCAActgaaattttatagaaattaatacgTAATGTCTTTCGAGCGATTTCGGCAAAGAAAAGTCGTCAATGTAACGCTATATTACCTTAATATATTGATCCAGGTTATGAATAGTAACAGATATTTCGCTACCACCTTTTCTCAATTCAATGTTCTCATAACCTGGCAATTCAAATACGAGGCCCAAGTCAGAAATTGGGCATGTGTCTAAATCAAGCGCCTCGATTAATTGCACTTTCTCGTGCGGCCGTAATGTTTGATCCTTCTCCATAACTTCTTTTCTCCTCACAACCTCTTGAAGTTTGCTGAGGGTACGATGCACGTCAGGACATACGTATGCCAAGTCTGCTAATGTGAGAGTATGCTCTTCTCCCAGTAACCAGCGATAAAAAGTTAAACTAAATGGCAAGTCCAACTAAAATGAGAAAAGATTAaacacattataaataaatgattaaaaggaAATTCATTGCAAAAAGCTttgcagaaataattttttaccattCTGGAATCGTATATCGCCTTCGCCATAAATTTTCCAAGGAATTTGAACTtggtttttaattttgctagATGAGACACTTTAGTATTCCAAGGTATCGGTCCTGGGAAAAGCCCGTGTGCAGAATTAACGTATCCGTTTTCAGTAGGACTAGAACTGCCATGCCACAGATCTAAATCGGCGCGTTGCAGTTCTTTGGAGACTAGAGCGTAAAATTCCAAAGTTGGACCAAGGCCAGTACCAACCTGTACACAACAAATGCAAATGTTAGATTAAAGACAATGCAATAAGATTTGACTTGATGgaaacatatgtatgtacaagtAAAAGTAACCAACCTCATTGACGTATTGCACTTCTAGTAAAGCCTTGTTAGAGGCCAAGTCTTGAATCACTTGCTCAGCTTGTTTAAGGATATCTGTTCTCGAGATAGTTCTCTTTCTCCGTTCTAAACGTGGTGTAACACGCTCTTGGCTATCCGAACCCGAGAGTTCCGGCGCCGAATCCAAGAGACGTTGCAAAGCTCTGTCTCGATCAAATGATGTCGCGTACAACAGTAGCTGTCTCGTCTCGAACGGAAAAAGGAAAGGACTGAAATTAAATCATACattcaagaattataaataaattctgaactatacacaataatatagaaaaaaattaatctaccATTGTACTAACCAGACAGTCGCGATCTGTTGTAACCAAGATGGTAAATTTCCAGTCATGATCACCAGCGGATCTTGCAACTGTCTGCTAGCTTTTGCAgcaatcttattgttaatgaaaTCCTGAGGTGACAGTAAACTCATGCTCTTTAGATGAGGAAATAGTATGCCCCAGTGACGATTGAGAGCGTGCAAAAGTCGCAGCAGACACAATCCATCGAGAGAAGCGTCCGTAATGGTTACTGTAGGTGGTAACGTGGGAGATAGATATGGCGCGAGGGGACAATGCTGTGGCGGAACAGTGCCTTCTAACCAGAGACTGTCTTCTTTCCTCTTCGAGCTAATCTTTGTACTTTTTCCCTTGCCCTTTCTGCTATTACCCTGTGAACTTGATCCTGATTTTGGAGAAGTTGCAGCATCCTCTTCTGGTACAGGTCTGtggatagaaataaaaaaatatatataaaagaattatatacttttttgctATCATATTATTGTGGATAAGCTAGTTAATGCCAATAAagtaaaatggaaaaaattatatggcaATTTTCAGAATGAACACATTTAGTATAACATAGCAGGAGAAAAACCGCGCACGACCatttcagaatatttaaaaatacctgTAGTATATCGTGTGGGTTTGCACCCATACCGCATCATGTCCTAACGGCGGTTCACTATCGGCCTCTGCCTCAGAATGATCCACTCCGGAACATCCAAATTGCCTGACCGCTTGATAAACTGTCATATTAAAGGGTAAAACTATGTCAccgattaaaaattgaagtttATGTTTAGGCGGTCCCTGGCTTATCACAACTGCCgccttgaaaaaaaaagatatacgtGATTGTCAATattgttgatttttttataatttaaaagtcgtgaaaataaattatatacataccaAAGTATCGTCAATGTCGTCCTCGCTGTTATCGTCGTCACTGACCATCGAGTCAGCATCGCGTATTCTACCGTATCCACGTACCATCAAATAACGTTCGATTGCCTGTACTAAGGCAAGCGGATCTATTTTTACAGTACCACCTTtccattgttttaaattattacagtcTGGATGTCGTTGAAGATTACACTGCACCGATAAAACATTTGTGTTCATATTGCGATGCTTAAAACAACGAATCAATCTTTAGAAACGTctaaatttcgtaaaataattaccTTAAGTTGATGTGTGTTGAAGAATTTGAGAGCACTAGTACCACCGCGACCAGCACCAGAACCCGCGGGTAAGTCGTGGACTTTCACTGGGAATTGTTCTAGCTGTGCGACGCAACTGTTTAACTTGGCTACTAAAGCACCAAACGCTCCAGGATGAAGATCCATGATGTCGTTGTTCTGTTGCatctgaataaaatattacaattgtacatacatacgcatTTAGAAGAGATCGAATAAGTGTGAACAGATCGCTTCTACTTACAGTGGACTCTGCAAACAATTTCCAAAACATACGAAGGCGGTCATAACGATTGCCTGGCGCATCTATGGTAGTGAGGTAGTTTAACAGAGCCTTGATAAGACCACTGTAATTCATTTCAAAGGGCGATATATCACTTTCGAGGACTATATCTCGTAATTCCGTTAACGCTGACAACATTTCGTCTAATTCCTGggtataataaattgttcaattaattgtggattatataaattggtagaaatgtataaattgaaatgcgtatatattgttattaaacacataaaacataaaatagtaAGTACCATTtagtatatctatatattttatatatattatatagatatattaaatgtacttACTATTTTATGTTTCATGTGTTTAgtgacaataatatatacacgttttaatttatatattatcgctCGTATTTAGAACGCGCTTACAAAGATGTCAGCGCGTTGTTATGCAATAGAAGaatctgttttatataaattttatatagattcttCTATTGCATAACAACGCGCTAACATCTTTGTAAGCGTGTTCTGAATACGGgcctatatatattatatatattcgtgcAATGTATTTACGTTTGATTGCAATCGCTGTATCGCAGCAGTCAGTCGAGCGAGAACTGTTAGAGCTGGATGTGAACAAGGCGCGTCGTCCTGATATCTTGCCAGAAATTGGGCCGCTTGTTCACGCACCCACGTCTTCGCTTTATCCCGATTTCCGCCAGTTAAGCTCGGATTACTCGGTGGTTTCGACAAATTCGTGGACGAACTCGAGTCTCTTTTGTCGCCGCTAGTGCTGGACGAGGATGATTTTCGGCCCCATTTGGCTGGATTAAGATTCCCTAGAAAACGATTGTTTTTCGGAGTGAAACCGGTGAATAGAGATTCTGGCTGTTGAGTTTGTTGCGGCGTGGTGGTACCAGCTAATCTCGAGAAACGAccctttttattttgtcgtTTTTTCTTCAGCACATCACCGATTCTtctataataagtaaaaagaagagatttataaatttatataatgtatataatataacacaattatgttaaaaaaaaaaaagtaaaattgtcAGTAAAGACATTTTGTACTAACAGGTGAGCACTTTGTGGTGTACTTGATTCTTCTACGCTACTGTTTAACTCTGTTCTATGTGGTTCCAATGAAGCACTGATATTTGGTTTATATTGGCATGATGATGCGATTGTGCCAAATAATATGTTGCCATTTGAAGATGGAGAGACAACCGGAGACGTGGCACTACTAGAAGACAACATTGCGGTGGAAGAAAGTGGTGTATTAGACGGACCTGGCTGTGGGCTTGGTAATGACGTACCTAAATGCAACataaaataacacaatatattatctacatatattatatagtggATTAAATgtatcgaaaacgaaaatgagTAGGACggtaatttattaacacaatTTACCAGAAGGGCACTTGGGTGGTGAAACACCAAGAGGTACTTCGGGATCTGCTAATTGACGAACTTGATGTAGCACGCCCTCACGATGAAAATGAACCCCAAATACTTGTGGCAATCTCTTCATCAAGATACTCGCCATTTGAAGAGCCCCAATAACTATACGCAAATCTTGCGACGCTAACATACCAGCTATATGAGACGAGACCACTTGATTCTTTagaacatcctgtatatgaa belongs to Anoplolepis gracilipes chromosome 4, ASM4749672v1, whole genome shotgun sequence and includes:
- the Ctrip gene encoding E3 ubiquitin-protein ligase TRIP12 isoform X2, whose translation is MADQQDQLSSGGSVEKASASADTSKLRGKGSSSGSSGYRKRQSTGTISDTVEEKRRRQTTGDPQASQVDSNTAHTHLIDSSKGEGRIRGERRNHGSGLESYPDTDWRSHHKIHQASYNSGSGTRVRSAARTNLPELNLTATDCVASRTRSRTPQNPQALTQGVSSYDLSLPSGYNSRKTSTYSNLVASSSATPITSHPSTSRGRGGQRMSECLEGFVSAVKALFPISTQTYHQEDSKSHGGAACSATSSSTSSQVLGVKSSIRVGNAASNPAESGGGALAHDGAGTSGIASTATANPPVSAAASANPAHPHSTHKHLLRSRAKASGEQPKELPSSNKTSGKHHKKDSTTGACSSSRHRSSSRVRKPVVESGSGGLGGVMSGNDSISATSVSSSIPSSQLISTTGEEESASTATSATASGGPSGMSGTTGDSESDDGEVGRLQALLEARGLPPHVFGALGPRMQHLLNRSMGASSAAKAQQLLAGLQAVEDEGEQLQAVMNMGEILVMGNEDTLTGFPVKQVVAALINLLGIEHNFAIMTHACRALTYMMEALPRSSTVVVDAVPVFLQKLESIECMDVAEQCLTALAMLSRRHSKTILHAGGVSACLKFVDFFNITAQRAALTITANCCQNLHPDDFHLVVDSLPLLTSRLTNQDKKSVECVCQAFSRLVDSFQHDPVMLHKIINAELLQNLQQLLMITPPVNSTNNFITVLRMLSVISNRCPDLAQLLLQQNIAFTLSYLLTGSLEVKTEDVELVPRTPQEWFEITCLIEELMPPLPTDGIFSVNSLLERTSNQQETVQWEWRDERQCSHPFSTIDSRIIEMAFQNGEDEICLSSLGRTYTIDLTVMKQINEDIGMARSIFRRVNANPTEGKSPTCSSSMDVVPPVIETNEWLVSFIRTLFSVLYEVYSSSAGPAVKCKCLRALLRMVYYASTDLLKDVLKNQVVSSHIAGMLASQDLRIVIGALQMASILMKRLPQVFGVHFHREGVLHQVRQLADPEVPLGVSPPKCPSGTSLPSPQPGPSNTPLSSTAMLSSSSATSPVVSPSSNGNILFGTIASSCQYKPNISASLEPHRTELNSSVEESSTPQSAHLRIGDVLKKKRQNKKGRFSRLAGTTTPQQTQQPESLFTGFTPKNNRFLGNLNPAKWGRKSSSSSTSGDKRDSSSSTNLSKPPSNPSLTGGNRDKAKTWVREQAAQFLARYQDDAPCSHPALTVLARLTAAIQRLQSNELDEMLSALTELRDIVLESDISPFEMNYSGLIKALLNYLTTIDAPGNRYDRLRMFWKLFAESTMQQNNDIMDLHPGAFGALVAKLNSCVAQLEQFPVKVHDLPAGSGAGRGGTSALKFFNTHQLKCNLQRHPDCNNLKQWKGGTVKIDPLALVQAIERYLMVRGYGRIRDADSMVSDDDNSEDDIDDTLAAVVISQGPPKHKLQFLIGDIVLPFNMTVYQAVRQFGCSGVDHSEAEADSEPPLGHDAVWVQTHTIYYRPVPEEDAATSPKSGSSSQGNSRKGKGKSTKISSKRKEDSLWLEGTVPPQHCPLAPYLSPTLPPTVTITDASLDGLCLLRLLHALNRHWGILFPHLKSMSLLSPQDFINNKIAAKASRQLQDPLVIMTGNLPSWLQQIATVCPFLFPFETRQLLLYATSFDRDRALQRLLDSAPELSGSDSQERVTPRLERRKRTISRTDILKQAEQVIQDLASNKALLEVQYVNEVGTGLGPTLEFYALVSKELQRADLDLWHGSSSPTENGYVNSAHGLFPGPIPWNTKVSHLAKLKTKFKFLGKFMAKAIYDSRMLDLPFSLTFYRWLLGEEHTLTLADLAYVCPDVHRTLSKLQEVVRRKEVMEKDQTLRPHEKVQLIEALDLDTCPISDLGLVFELPGYENIELRKGGSEISVTIHNLDQYIKLVVHWFLYEGVFRQMEAFREGFESVFPPSQLRLFFPEELEAVFCGHAQTGGQWDVKTLAECCRTDHGYTPDSRAIRFLFEVMSKYNSEEQRQFIQFVTGSPRLPVGGFKSLTPPLTIVRKTFDPSMKTDDFLPSVMTCVNYLKLPDYTTLEIMREKLRIAAQEGQHSFHLS
- the Ctrip gene encoding E3 ubiquitin-protein ligase TRIP12 isoform X1 codes for the protein MADQQDQLSSGGSVEKASASADTSKLRGKGSSSGSSGYRKRQSTGTISDTVEEKRRRQTTGDPQASQVDSNTAHTHLIDSSKGEGRIRGERRNHGSGLESYPDTDWRSHHKIHQASYNSGSGTRVRSAARTNLPELNLTATDCVASRTRSRTPQNPQALTQGVSSYDLSLPSGYNSRKTSTYSNLVASSSATPITSHPSTSRGRGGQRMSECLEGFVSAVKALFPISTQTYHQEDSKSHGGAACSATSSSTSSQVLGVKSSIRVGNAASNPAESGGGALAHDGAGTSGIASTATANPPVSAAASANPAHPHSTHKHLLRSRAKASGEQPKELPSSNKTSGKHHKKDSTTGACSSSRHRSSSRVRKPVVESGSGGLGGVMSGNDSISATSVSSSIPSSQLISTTGEEESASTATSATASGGPSGMSGTTGDSESDDGEVGRLQALLEARGLPPHVFGALGPRMQHLLNRSMGASSAAKAQQLLAGLQAVEDEGEQLQAVMNMGEILVMGNEDTLTGFPVKQVVAALINLLGIEHNFAIMTHACRALTYMMEALPRSSTVVVDAVPVFLQKLESIECMDVAEQCLTALAMLSRRHSKTILHAGGVSACLKFVDFFNITAQRAALTITANCCQNLHPDDFHLVVDSLPLLTSRLTNQDKKSVECVCQAFSRLVDSFQHDPVMLHKIINAELLQNLQQLLMITPPVNSTNNFITVLRMLSVISNRCPDLAQLLLQQNIAFTLSYLLTGSLEVKTEDVELVPRTPQEWFEITCLIEELMPPLPTDGIFSVNSLLERTSNQQETVQWEWRDERQCSHPFSTIDSRIIEMAFQNGEDEICLSSLGRTYTIDLTVMKQINEDIGMARSIFRRVNANPTEGKSPTCSSSMDVVPPVIETNEWLVSFIRTLFSVLYEVYSSSAGPAVKCKCLRALLRMVYYASTDLLKDVLKNQVVSSHIAGMLASQDLRIVIGALQMASILMKRLPQVFGVHFHREGVLHQVRQLADPEVPLGVSPPKCPSGTSLPSPQPGPSNTPLSSTAMLSSSSATSPVVSPSSNGNILFGTIASSCQYKPNISASLEPHRTELNSSVEESSTPQSAHLRIGDVLKKKRQNKKGRFSRLAGTTTPQQTQQPESLFTGFTPKNNRFLGNLNPAKWGRKSSSSSTSGDKRDSSSSTNLSKPPSNPSLTGGNRDKAKTWVREQAAQFLARYQDDAPCSHPALTVLARLTAAIQRLQSNELDEMLSALTELRDIVLESDISPFEMNYSGLIKALLNYLTTIDAPGNRYDRLRMFWKLFAESTMQQNNDIMDLHPGAFGALVAKLNSCVAQLEQFPVKVHDLPAGSGAGRGGTSALKFFNTHQLKCNLQRHPDCNNLKQWKGGTVKIDPLALVQAIERYLMVRGYGRIRDADSMVSDDDNSEDDIDDTLAAVVISQGPPKHKLQFLIGDIVLPFNMTVYQAVRQFGCSGVDHSEAEADSEPPLGHDAVWVQTHTIYYRPVPEEDAATSPKSGSSSQGNSRKGKGKSTKISSKRKEDSLWLEGTVPPQHCPLAPYLSPTLPPTVTITDASLDGLCLLRLLHALNRHWGILFPHLKSMSLLSPQDFINNKIAAKASRQLQDPLVIMTGNLPSWLQQIATVWLVQCPFLFPFETRQLLLYATSFDRDRALQRLLDSAPELSGSDSQERVTPRLERRKRTISRTDILKQAEQVIQDLASNKALLEVQYVNEVGTGLGPTLEFYALVSKELQRADLDLWHGSSSPTENGYVNSAHGLFPGPIPWNTKVSHLAKLKTKFKFLGKFMAKAIYDSRMLDLPFSLTFYRWLLGEEHTLTLADLAYVCPDVHRTLSKLQEVVRRKEVMEKDQTLRPHEKVQLIEALDLDTCPISDLGLVFELPGYENIELRKGGSEISVTIHNLDQYIKLVVHWFLYEGVFRQMEAFREGFESVFPPSQLRLFFPEELEAVFCGHAQTGGQWDVKTLAECCRTDHGYTPDSRAIRFLFEVMSKYNSEEQRQFIQFVTGSPRLPVGGFKSLTPPLTIVRKTFDPSMKTDDFLPSVMTCVNYLKLPDYTTLEIMREKLRIAAQEGQHSFHLS